Proteins from a genomic interval of Caldicellulosiruptor diazotrophicus:
- a CDS encoding L-ribulose-5-phosphate 4-epimerase has translation MLESLKELVCKYNLYLPKFGLVTWTSGNVSARDPETNLVVIKPSGVMYDDLTPDKMVVVDMDGNVIEGNLKPSTDTLTHLYVYKHMPHINAVVHTHSNYATAFAALGQPIKVYLTAIADEFGCEIPCGPYAQIGGEDIGKVIVEYIGESPAILLQNHGVFTIGRTVDEAVKAAVMVEDVAKTVFIAKMMGEPIEIPPDEVKRAHERYVAKYGQK, from the coding sequence ATGCTTGAAAGTTTAAAAGAACTTGTTTGCAAATACAATCTTTATCTTCCGAAATTTGGTCTTGTCACATGGACCTCTGGTAATGTCTCAGCACGCGACCCTGAAACAAACCTTGTTGTTATAAAACCGTCTGGTGTTATGTATGATGATTTGACACCTGACAAAATGGTTGTTGTTGACATGGACGGAAACGTTATTGAAGGGAATTTAAAACCTTCAACAGACACACTCACACATCTTTATGTATACAAGCACATGCCACACATAAATGCTGTTGTCCATACACATTCTAACTATGCAACGGCATTTGCAGCACTGGGCCAGCCAATAAAAGTGTATTTGACAGCAATTGCCGATGAGTTTGGCTGTGAGATTCCATGCGGACCATATGCTCAGATTGGTGGTGAAGATATAGGCAAGGTGATAGTTGAGTATATAGGAGAAAGTCCGGCAATTCTTCTTCAAAACCATGGAGTATTTACAATAGGAAGGACTGTTGATGAGGCAGTAAAAGCGGCTGTTATGGTAGAAGATGTTGCAAAAACAGTATTTATTGCAAAGATGATGGGCGAGCCTATCGAGATTCCACCTGATGAGGTAAAAAGAGCTCATGAGAGATACGTGGCAAAATATGGACAAAAATAA
- a CDS encoding beta/alpha barrel domain-containing protein, which produces MNVKFNQKTHILEIEYQFRDVEEPNLFRNIYPYNEVPRLVFNHRIVPMNVPERLYITDTTFRDGQQSRSPYTVEQICRIYDYLHDLDNGSGIILHTEFFVYSKQDKEAVLKCLEKGYDFPKVTAWIRAKKEDFEIVKSLGIKETGILVSCSDYHIFKKLKMTRSQAMKQYLEIVSAALEAGIIPRCHFEDITRADFYGFVLPFINELMKLSKEANMPVKIRACDTLGLGSPIPGVALPRSVPQIIYGIVNYGEVPSEWLEWHGHNDFYKAVINSTMAWLYGASMVNTSLLGIGERTGNTPLEAMVMEYIQIRGSADGMNVAVISEIAEYFKKEIGYEIPPMTPFVGENFNATRAGIHADGLMKDEEIYNIFDTGKILGKPPKVIIDAYSGIAGIVIWINRYFKDSGIDIQVDKKDPRVQKVKEWVDGQYENGRNTSISDEELKEVVNRIFGL; this is translated from the coding sequence TTGAATGTAAAATTTAATCAAAAGACTCATATTCTTGAGATTGAATATCAGTTTAGGGATGTTGAAGAGCCAAATCTTTTCAGAAACATCTATCCTTACAATGAAGTGCCAAGGCTTGTATTCAATCACAGGATTGTGCCCATGAACGTGCCAGAACGACTTTATATAACTGACACTACTTTCAGAGACGGTCAGCAATCACGCTCACCTTACACTGTTGAACAAATCTGTAGAATTTATGACTACTTGCATGATCTTGACAATGGAAGTGGGATAATTCTTCACACAGAGTTTTTTGTCTATTCAAAGCAGGACAAGGAAGCAGTTTTAAAATGTTTGGAAAAAGGTTATGATTTCCCAAAGGTGACTGCTTGGATTCGCGCAAAAAAAGAGGATTTTGAGATTGTAAAGAGCCTTGGTATCAAGGAAACAGGAATTTTGGTTTCATGCTCGGACTATCACATTTTTAAGAAGCTCAAGATGACACGAAGCCAGGCAATGAAGCAATATTTAGAAATTGTGTCAGCAGCTTTAGAGGCAGGAATTATTCCAAGGTGCCATTTTGAAGACATAACACGTGCAGACTTTTATGGGTTTGTCTTGCCATTTATTAATGAACTTATGAAACTTTCAAAAGAGGCAAACATGCCTGTGAAAATTAGAGCATGTGATACGCTGGGGCTTGGATCACCAATACCAGGTGTGGCTCTGCCAAGAAGCGTTCCTCAAATAATCTATGGTATTGTCAACTATGGTGAAGTGCCATCTGAGTGGCTTGAATGGCATGGGCACAATGATTTTTACAAGGCTGTGATAAACTCTACAATGGCATGGCTTTATGGTGCCTCAATGGTAAACACATCACTTTTAGGAATAGGTGAACGAACTGGTAACACCCCATTAGAGGCAATGGTGATGGAATATATTCAGATAAGAGGGTCTGCAGACGGCATGAACGTTGCTGTGATATCTGAGATTGCTGAGTATTTCAAAAAAGAAATAGGGTATGAGATTCCTCCAATGACGCCTTTTGTCGGTGAAAACTTTAACGCAACACGGGCAGGAATCCATGCAGATGGACTTATGAAAGATGAAGAGATTTACAATATATTTGATACAGGAAAGATTCTGGGGAAGCCTCCTAAGGTTATTATAGATGCATACTCAGGCATTGCAGGAATTGTAATCTGGATAAACAGGTATTTTAAAGACAGCGGTATTGACATTCAGGTTGACAAAAAGGACCCAAGGGTTCAGAAGGTCAAAGAATGGGTAGATGGTCAATATGAAAACGGAAGAAATACATCAATAAGTGATGAAGAGTTAAAAGAGGTTGTAAACAGAATATTTGGACTGTAA
- a CDS encoding DUF362 domain-containing protein: MAKSKVYFTDFKTKPGYNMLDKLENLVKKAGIETIDFKNKFVAIKVHFGEPGNLAYIRPNYVARIVKLIKSLGGKPFVTDANTLYTGRRSNALDHLEAAYENGFNPLVLGCHVIIADGLKGTEYREIEVNLKHTQKAKIGSAIADADIIISMNHFKGHEMTGFGGAIKNIGMGSGSRGGKLFMHSSSKPVIKTSKCVGCGMCVKSCAQLAITLNEKKKAVISYEKCVGCGQCVAVCQFEAATVRWDEAASIASEKIAEYTYAVLKDKPNFHINFVMNISPDCDCWSHNDIPVAPDIGIAASFDPVALDKACVDLVNNSTFIPAGSALEKAKHIEVDGKIDRFKSIHPDTDWRVALKHAQEIGLGSLEYELVKV, translated from the coding sequence ATGGCAAAATCAAAGGTATATTTTACAGACTTTAAAACAAAACCAGGGTATAATATGCTTGATAAGCTTGAGAACCTTGTGAAAAAGGCAGGGATTGAAACAATCGATTTTAAAAACAAGTTTGTCGCTATCAAGGTCCACTTTGGAGAACCAGGAAACCTTGCGTATATAAGACCTAACTATGTCGCAAGGATTGTAAAACTCATCAAAAGTCTTGGTGGAAAACCGTTCGTGACAGATGCGAACACACTTTACACGGGAAGAAGAAGCAATGCTCTGGACCACTTAGAAGCTGCGTATGAAAATGGGTTTAACCCGCTTGTACTTGGTTGTCATGTAATCATCGCAGATGGTCTGAAAGGAACAGAGTACAGAGAGATTGAGGTGAACCTTAAACATACTCAAAAAGCAAAGATTGGCTCTGCCATTGCAGATGCTGATATTATAATCTCAATGAACCACTTTAAAGGTCATGAGATGACAGGGTTTGGTGGTGCTATCAAAAACATTGGAATGGGTTCGGGCTCGCGCGGCGGAAAGCTTTTTATGCACTCATCCTCAAAGCCGGTTATAAAGACATCAAAATGTGTTGGCTGCGGAATGTGTGTCAAAAGCTGCGCACAGCTTGCTATAACTTTGAATGAGAAGAAAAAAGCGGTAATTAGCTATGAAAAGTGTGTTGGATGCGGCCAGTGCGTTGCTGTGTGCCAGTTTGAAGCGGCAACTGTAAGATGGGATGAGGCAGCGTCAATCGCAAGCGAAAAGATTGCTGAGTATACCTATGCAGTTTTAAAAGACAAACCCAATTTTCACATAAACTTTGTCATGAACATTTCGCCTGACTGTGACTGCTGGTCACACAATGATATTCCTGTTGCACCTGATATTGGTATTGCAGCGTCATTTGACCCTGTTGCGCTTGACAAGGCATGTGTTGACCTTGTAAATAACTCTACGTTCATACCGGCTGGCTCTGCACTTGAAAAGGCAAAACACATAGAGGTTGATGGAAAAATTGACAGGTTCAAGAGCATTCATCCTGACACAGACTGGAGAGTAGCACTAAAACATGCTCAAGAGATTGGGCTTGGAAGTTTGGAGTATGAGCTTGTGAAGGTATAG